AAGACCCTCTCCTTGCATTTAGAGTCGTTAACTAGTGAGAAAATATTGCAGCACTGCGTACCGTTAATCACCAAATCACAAATAGAGACGCATGCGGGTATGATTAAATGGGACTCTATTTGCATTTGACTGTCACGAAGTTTGACTTTATATTCGGATAGATCGATTTTGATAGATGGGGTTTTCAACAAAACATCTGAAAACTTGTCTTCAAATAGTTCTGCTGCCTCCTTCGATAAGTCTACGTGGACTGTCTTATCCTTCTTATTGAATATTATTTTGCACTGGTCAGAATGCAGTTGGAAAATGAGATCGTGGGAAATCGTATCGATATAAGGTCTTTGATACTTTACCATGTTCCAGTACCCATCGTGCTTGTCGAGAGACTGTTTTACCTTCTTGGTGGGTGGTTCGGCATCATCACTCCTACTTGACTCAGTTCTAGTATTTGCAGCAGCGCCTGCGTACCCTGCATCTTCATTAACGCAACTTGCCACAGATTGGGTATCGGAATAGGGTGACGATAATTCCTCGATGGTTACACCCGTCTTAGAGACGCTGTTGAGAGCTATGCATATTTCTTGACAATTCGTTAAGGGATTATAAATGGTCTTTGCCTTTACTAATTCTTGTTCTAACCTACTTAGTCGGTAATAACGACTCTCTTTTATGAGTGATGCGGTTCGTTTGTCAGATAATTTTACTTCGGCGCCGCCCAATAGAGATAACAAATCCTGAAAAAACTCTGGGGACCTGGCAACAAATGAGGATGGTTGAGGAGGTGGGAAATCAGACTTTCCATCCAACTTCCATTGTTCAATCTCCTTGTAGCATGTACGAGAAATCATTTCGAAGTAATTCTGCTGATTGCCTTCCTGATGAAACAAAGATTTTGGTACCTTAAAAGAGACACCACCGACGTTGATGAAGTAGTAGTCATACTCTTTGAGGAGTTTAGTTAGTTTTGGTAACTGGAAGTACAGCGCATCCGTGAAGAGAGTGGAAAACTGTATCTCATCCTTAATGTTGGGTGTATAACCTTGCAAATGCCTATAGATCATCATGAATACCTCTTCAGATCtatcaacaaaaagaacaatgTTCTTATCGTGCACAGTGAAGAACTGcgtgaaaaaattgggcCCGTCTGAATTCAGCGCAGCGCCCGAAACCTCAAATAGCTTTTGACCGATTCTAATCTCAAAGATATCATTACTAGGCAAAAGATTAGGCGTATTTTTCGACCGCTTTGTATAAGCTACTATCTCGCTCTTTTGACCCGTCATCTATTTCGCGTGTATGTGTGTGTGAAGCTTGTTGGCAGCTCCTGGTGGCAGCCCTGGCAAATAGCAAGCTCTTGAAGCTGatagaatatataaattccgATGTGCTTTTTCCATCCATTACCCTTGCACTGCGTATTAgtaatcaagaaaagaaccCTAGTAATCAGCGTCCTTTGCGGGGCACTCGGAAAAACCGGCTTGACGTCAGTTGGAAAGATTTCGGCACATGGTCGTGAGACGAGGAAAAATTAATCCGACATGTGGAATATTCCCTCCCGTTAAGGTGTTGGGCGcggattttttttctgatttgTAATTATACGGGGAGCTCTGGCCAAAAGGTCAATATTTGGTGATGAAGCTGACTATCATcatttaattttcttctctgccattctttttcttttttccacaCCCCTTCCGGACGAGACTTACGTATTGTTGAGAGGTTaaagtagaaaataaagGGGTGGGAGATTAAGGACGGATGACAAGGGAAAGGACAAACGAAACATTATATAAAGGAGCATGATTTTCTCacttgaaagaatttcttAGTGTATCTCTTCTTCCAGAGCAAATACAAAGTGTTCAGCAAACcgcaacaacaataacatcaacaatataataaaaaatgtcCAACTTAGTTAACAAGCAATTCCCAGCCGGCGACTACAAATTTCAATACATTGCTATCAGCCAAAAAGATGCAGACAGTGAGTCTTGTAAGATGCCACAAACTGTTGAATGGTCCAAGTTGATCTcagaaaaca
This genomic window from Saccharomyces kudriavzevii IFO 1802 strain IFO1802 genome assembly, chromosome: 12 contains:
- the SKDI12G1580 gene encoding uncharacterized protein (similar to Saccharomyces cerevisiae YDR132C and YLR108C; ancestral locus Anc_8.299), with the protein product MTGQKSEIVAYTKRSKNTPNLLPSNDIFEIRIGQKLFEVSGAALNSDGPNFFTQFFTVHDKNIVLFVDRSEEVFMMIYRHLQGYTPNIKDEIQFSTLFTDALYFQLPKLTKLLKEYDYYFINVGGVSFKVPKSLFHQEGNQQNYFEMISRTCYKEIEQWKLDGKSDFPPPQPSSFVARSPEFFQDLLSLLGGAEVKLSDKRTASLIKESRYYRLSRLEQELVKAKTIYNPLTNCQEICIALNSVSKTGVTIEELSSPYSDTQSVASCVNEDAGYAGAAANTRTESSRSDDAEPPTKKVKQSLDKHDGYWNMVKYQRPYIDTISHDLIFQLHSDQCKIIFNKKDKTVHVDLSKEAAELFEDKFSDVLLKTPSIKIDLSEYKVKLRDSQMQIESHLIIPACVSICDLVINGTQCCNIFSLVNDSKCKERVLDCTNLKNLNCTHGLKLHLSRSMWKLGINNGRIILIAVKAETFSGTKEYCKLIDFL